In Mesorhizobium sp. M9A.F.Ca.ET.002.03.1.2, the DNA window CGGTGGAATGCCGCCAAAAGAACCTTCGACGATGACGGCACTGGTGCGCCGCATTGGTGGAGCGAGGCGGACCGGCAGGCGTTGCTGGCGGCGCTGGAGGACTACAACGTCATCGGCATCTTCCATGGCCACCAGCACGAGACGCCGATGATCTACCGCCGCGACGGGCTCGACCTGTTCAAGCCGAAGGCCGCCTTCATGGGCGGCTTCGCACTGGCGCGGGTGACCAGTGACCGCGTGGACGTGGTGCTCGGCGAAGCCATCGGCGACCATGGCGAAGTCGCCTTCACCAACGCTTTCTCGAAGAACCTGAACATGTGAGGAATAACGGTGCACTATGCGTCCAGGCGGGCAGCGCTCTGGCACTTTGATTCAGCGTCGCTGGGATCAGAGCGCCTTCCTGACCTTGTCCTTCACGTCGCCATAGGCCTTCTGCAGTTTGCCGGCGATCTTGTCGGCCGAGCCTTCAGCCTGGACGCGCCTGTTGCCGGTGGCCTTGCCGGCGGCTTTCTTGACCGAGCCCTTGACCTGCTTGGCCACGCCCGCAATCTGATCCTTGTTCACCATAGCCGCATCTCCTGCGTAGGTTCACTCGCCCAAAACGGGCATCAAAACAAACGGGGCAGGCGCGGCGTCGGTTCCAGGCTCGGTCGGTCGAGCGGAACAGCTTCCGGTGGCGAGGCGGACAGGATAGGGTGCGCCCGAAAGCGCCAGCAAGGCTGGGAAGGACAATGGCTGAATTCACGCTCTTTATCGGCAACAAATGCTTTTCGTCCTGGTCGCTCAGGCCATGGGTGGCGATGAAGCATCTGGAGATCCCGTTCGAGGAAGGCTTCGTACGCCTGCGCACGCCCGAGACGTTAGCCAATCTGGCCAAAGTGTCACCTACCGGCCAGGTGCCGGTGTTGATTCACAAGCCGTTGAATGGTGGGGACAGGATCGTCTGGGAAAGCCTTGCCATCCTTGAATATCTTGCCGACCTGTTCCCGGAAAAGAAGCTGTGGCCGGCCGATATCGGCGCTCGCTCGCTGGCCCGTTCGGCGGCGACCGAGATGCATTCCGGCTTTCGCGAGGTCCGCTATGGCTGGCCGATGAACCTGCGCAGGCCGAAGGGCCACAAGCCGCTCGACGCCGAAGGCGAGGCGCAGCGGGCGCGCATCGAGGCACTGTGGCGGGAATGCCGGGAAAAATATGGCAAGGGTGGACCGTTCTTGTTCGGCCACTTCACCGCGGCGGATGCCATGTATGCGCCGGTCGTTACCCGCTTCGACACCTATGGCGGCACGCTGGCGCCGGACACCCGCGCCTATGTCGACGCTATGCTCTCAACATCGGCAATGCGGCACTGGTATGCGGAAGCGGCGAGGGAGATGTGGCCGGAGCCCGGCCCGGACGAATAGGGCCCGGTAGAACGCCGCGTTCGGGGCTGGGCTTCCGCCACGAAATCCTGCCGATGATGACCGCCGTGATGTGAAGCCGGCGCTACGGGCGCCATAAAAGAACGCCCCTCGCGCGTTTTATTGCACGGGAGGCGTCCTTTGTGTCAGCCTTTCCTAAGATTGCTCTCATGAACTGCTGACGATATTCAAAATGCACGGATGCCAGAATGGTTCCCGGCATGGCGCGATTTTTTTTAACAGCTGGCGCTGGCCCGGTTTTGGCGCCTTATCTGCCACCGGTTTGTCTGCGCAGCCAAGCTCACGGCGACCGGTCCGCCGGGCGGCGAAAGCAGCGGAGAAAGCAAAAAAATGTCGGGAAAGCAAAAAAAATGACACGACTTCAAAAGAAGTCTATAAGAAATTTATCGATATTTGTTTGACCGACTTTTGTTATCCGCGTGTCTAGGCGCACCTTTGACGAACTTCCCCCAGCAAAATCGAGACAAACGTTGTTGTGCATTCGCATGACGGCGAGCGAATATTTGCCACGGAAAGGGTTCGTTATGAACACAGGCACAGTTAAATGGTTCAACGCCACCAAGGGTTTTGGTTTTATTCAGCCTGACGACGGCTCGGCCGACGTTTTCGTCCACATCTCGGCCGTGGAACGCGCCGGAATGCGCGACATCGTCGAGGGCCAGAAGCTCGGCTACGAGATGGTCCGCGACAACAAGTCGGGCAAGATGTCCGCCGATCAGCTGAAAGCGGCCTAAAACGGAATACGGAATTCAGCCTCGCCGGTGACCACGGATGTACTGGCACTGGTGAACGGCGAGCGCATGATCCGGAGACATCAGTTTCCAGAAAGGATCATGCGCAGATGAGTTTGCGCTAAAACGCGCGGCGCTCCAGCGAAAGGTCAGGCAATGCCTGGCCTTTTGCGTTTGGGACGCTTCAAAAAGTTCGATAAAGAGCACCGCGCGTTCGCCTGAACGTGTTAAGGATGCTCAAGCAAACTTGAATCCGACTGCCGTATTGCCCTGTGCGTGGCCTGGTCGAAAAACCAGACTCGCCATTCTGCGGCATCATGCTCCGAACCAGGAGAAAGAACCTTGACCGCCACTTCAAAGAAATCCCGCGACCAGGCCGAATCCATCTTCAGCAAGGCCCAGACCCAGTCCATGTCGCTCAACCGCATCATTTCCGAGCAGGATGCCGTGAGCCAGGCCCGGGAAGCCAAGACCGCGCGGCTGCGCGAACTGCGCCTGGAAAAGGAAGCCGACGATATGGCTGCGGCCGCCGCGCTCGCCGCCTCGCCGAAGCGCGCGGGCAGACGCTGATGGCCACCAAGCGCGTCCCGCAAAAGGCGATCGCCGCCGATTCGACCATCGCCGATGTCGTGGGAGCCCTCGACAAGCCGGTCGAATATGTCCGTCGCGTGCTCGAAAAGCTCGAGCGCTGCAAGCGCGCCCATGGCGATGCCCAGGTCAGGCTCGGCGTGCGCGGCCGCTCAGAATGCCCGAACTATCTGATCGAATATGTCCGCGAAAATGCCAAGACCCGCGAGCGCGTCACCCATCAGGATGCCGCCTATAGCGGCAGCACGCATCGCGAGCTGGCGCCTCGGCACATCGAGGAGGCCAGAAACTGGTCACCCGAGGAAATGAACATCACGGCGGTCTCGGCGCTGATCGGTCGCCTTCGCAACCCGAATGCGCCATCATCGCGTTTCTCCGACGAGGATTGATATGGCCATAAAATTTTCCGCCAAGGACCAGCCGGCAGCATCAGCCGCCACCGCAAAGCTGGCCAAGCCGGCCGCCGCGCCGAAAGCCGATGCATCCGCCGAGGCCGCGATCGACCTGTTCAAGTCGCCGGTGGCGCCGCGCAAGACCAGGAAGAAGAAATAGCGCTCTTGCCGCGAAACGCTGATCTTGATCCTGTCGCGCCAGGGCTGCTTGCCTTGGCGAGCGCCGGGGACTTTTCGTCTCTGGAAGAGAGCGCCGCCCCTCTCTTCGACTGCCAGAGCTGTGGCGCCTGCTGTTCCTATTCGGCCGAATGGCCGCGCTTCTCGACAGAAGACGACGCGCAGCTCGACCGGATTCCGGCAAAATATGTGTCCGCCGACGAAGCCGGCATGCACTGTGACGGGACGCGCTGCTCAGCGCTTGCCGGCGAGGTTGGCAAGTCCACCGCTTGCGGCATCTACGAGATCCGCCCCGATGTCTGCCGCGCCTGCATGCCCGGCGGCGGCGATTGCCTGATGGCGCGTCGCGGCCATGGGCTGCCGACGCGGTAGTGACGGCCTTCGGGCTGGCGTCTCAGTTTAAATTTCCACGTTGTGTCAAAGAGCGGACATTCTCAATCAGATGATCGAAAGGCGCTGCGGTAGAGGCCGGGCGATCGTCCGGTCAACCGTTTGAATGCCTGCGAGAACGACGGCACCGATTCATATCCGACGGCGCGCCCGATCTCACCAATGTTCTGGTTCGTTTCCCGCAGAGCTTTGGCGGCAAGGTTCATCCGCCATCGAGTCACATAGGACAGCGGCGGCTGTCCTACGAGTTGAGTGAAGCGACGCGCGAAAGTGGCCCGGGACTGTGCCGCGCCGCTGGCAAGGGAAGCGATGGTCCAGGGATTACCCGGCCGCTCGTGGATTAGGCGCAAAGCTTGCGCAATGCCTTTATCGCGTAAGGCGCCAAACCATCCCGTTGTTCCGAGAGGCTGATGTTCTATCCAGGCACGCAACAAGAACACCAAAGTGCTATCGAGAAGGCGTGGGGCCACAATATCGTGGCCGCCGAGATTACCTTTCGCTTCGACCTGCAGAAGTTCCAGGGCAAGCCGCAGCGGCTCGGTGGTGTCGATCTGATTTCGGGTCAAATGAATCAGCGGAGGAAGCAGCGAAACCATCGGATATGGACCCACGCTGTCGAGTAGATATCTCGCACAAAGAAGAGTTGTCGCGCCGCTCTCGTTTTTCGGTTCCGGTCCGTCCCGATTTGCGGAAAAGACGGCAGATATGGATGCGGTCTGTGCATCCGCCGGATTGCAAAGGGTATGTCCGACACCGCTCGCGACAAGAATGACGTCTCCCTCGCCTAAGCGGATCGGTTCCTTTTCACCGGTCAGCCGCAACCAGCATTCGCCGTGCTGTATGACGTGGATGGCGGCGTTCCTCATCGGATCGACTGAAATACCCCATGGCCGATGTAGGGTCGCGCTGCCGATCATGGCGCTACCAAATCTCAGCGAAACGAGAACTTCGGATAGGACGTCCATGAGCACCATCCCCGATAATGAACCAAACGACGATATTAGACGATTGGATAAGAATCTAGGGAAATAGCGTATCGACTGTCTCGCAAGCGCGATAGACTATGTTGGCAATGTCGGCGAGCGGACTCTCCTGTCCACAACAGGCAGAAGCAGGCACCTAACGGAGCAAGACATGCGTGACGAACCATCAAGGCCATTTCCAGGCAAGATTCACAACGCCCTCGAGACCAATAAGATGATCGTCGTGGATTTCATCGACAAAGCAGTAAACCAGGGAAACATCGAAGCTGCTTCGATGCATTTTGGCGAACGCTATGTCCAACACAATCCGAACATTGCGGATGACGCGGACGGTTTCAAAGCCTATCTGCGGCAGCTCAGACAGTCGTTTCCGCTCGTGAGAGGAGAGGTGAAGCGGATTTTTGCTGAAGGAGATTTCGTCATCGTGCACATGCACGCAAAACGTGAGCCCGAAGAGGAGGGCTTGGCCATCGTCGACTTCTTCAGACTGCAGGACGGCAAGCTCATCGAACATTGGGAAGTTCGGCAGCCTGTTGCGGATAGTAAGCTGCATGCCAACTGTATGATCTGAGTGCAG includes these proteins:
- a CDS encoding AraC family transcriptional regulator — its product is MDVLSEVLVSLRFGSAMIGSATLHRPWGISVDPMRNAAIHVIQHGECWLRLTGEKEPIRLGEGDVILVASGVGHTLCNPADAQTASISAVFSANRDGPEPKNESGATTLLCARYLLDSVGPYPMVSLLPPLIHLTRNQIDTTEPLRLALELLQVEAKGNLGGHDIVAPRLLDSTLVFLLRAWIEHQPLGTTGWFGALRDKGIAQALRLIHERPGNPWTIASLASGAAQSRATFARRFTQLVGQPPLSYVTRWRMNLAAKALRETNQNIGEIGRAVGYESVPSFSQAFKRLTGRSPGLYRSAFRSSD
- a CDS encoding glutathione S-transferase family protein, whose amino-acid sequence is MAEFTLFIGNKCFSSWSLRPWVAMKHLEIPFEEGFVRLRTPETLANLAKVSPTGQVPVLIHKPLNGGDRIVWESLAILEYLADLFPEKKLWPADIGARSLARSAATEMHSGFREVRYGWPMNLRRPKGHKPLDAEGEAQRARIEALWRECREKYGKGGPFLFGHFTAADAMYAPVVTRFDTYGGTLAPDTRAYVDAMLSTSAMRHWYAEAAREMWPEPGPDE
- a CDS encoding cold-shock protein — its product is MNTGTVKWFNATKGFGFIQPDDGSADVFVHISAVERAGMRDIVEGQKLGYEMVRDNKSGKMSADQLKAA
- a CDS encoding YkgJ family cysteine cluster protein, translating into MASAGDFSSLEESAAPLFDCQSCGACCSYSAEWPRFSTEDDAQLDRIPAKYVSADEAGMHCDGTRCSALAGEVGKSTACGIYEIRPDVCRACMPGGGDCLMARRGHGLPTR
- a CDS encoding nuclear transport factor 2 family protein; its protein translation is MRDEPSRPFPGKIHNALETNKMIVVDFIDKAVNQGNIEAASMHFGERYVQHNPNIADDADGFKAYLRQLRQSFPLVRGEVKRIFAEGDFVIVHMHAKREPEEEGLAIVDFFRLQDGKLIEHWEVRQPVADSKLHANCMI
- a CDS encoding CsbD family protein, whose protein sequence is MVNKDQIAGVAKQVKGSVKKAAGKATGNRRVQAEGSADKIAGKLQKAYGDVKDKVRKAL